The nucleotide window cctcggaGCACAAATGGCGTCCCATCCTCGGGTCCATATCGGGGCGCTATTTTTCTCTTGTGCAACCGGAACGTGAGGGAGGTAATGTAGTTGTCGTTGTAGGTGCCCTCGACAGCTTCAATGTAGTCATCATCATCGATTAAAACCTATAACAAAAAACCTATATTATAGATCATgagttagaaaaataaaataagaaaactcACGTCATCATATGTAATATGTGTTGCATTCCCGTGAACGGCTCCGATTACAACTGCCTTGTTGTTGGAGTAATCAAATTTGACAAAGGCCACGCCAGTATCACTTTGTCCCACACTTATTTTCTTCACATTATCGAAGAAGCCATCGTCCCATTCGTTTTCTCCAACTCCATTGGTCGCTTCTACTCCTCTGGGGAATGCAAAATGGGACTTGGCATCGTTCGCCCCAGTAGGAAGTGGAACGAAACTCGGATAGTATGTAAGATGACGAGTTCCAAACCCAACCAACTCATTTATTTCAATTTCGTGAAACTTATCTCCCTTGACAATATAAATACACGTATTTCCGTTTTTATTAATGCAAC belongs to Brassica rapa cultivar Chiifu-401-42 chromosome A07, CAAS_Brap_v3.01, whole genome shotgun sequence and includes:
- the LOC103832050 gene encoding jacalin-related lectin 38, producing the protein MKFMNVLVPIWSNIVVDDLERPSYFIDEKSNGLALCCINKNGNTCIYIVKGDKFHEIEINELVGFGTRHLTYYPSFVPLPTGANDAKSHFAFPRGVEATNGVGENEWDDGFFDNVKKISVGQSDTGVAFVKFDYSNNKAVVIGAVHGNATHITYDDVLIDDDDYIEAVEGTYNDNYITSLTFRLHKRKIAPRYGPEDGTPFVLRGGGGRKIIGFYGRNTDVYLTAFGVHRNVPF